The following proteins come from a genomic window of Micromonospora echinofusca:
- a CDS encoding M16 family metallopeptidase, translated as MIQELDVDGVPTLLAPTGGPMRAGLTFRVGTADETLARSGITHLLEHLALAPLGLADYHVNGATAPVFTTFHMQGSAQDIATFLTSVCANLTDLPTGRLDVEKEILRTEHSSRGTAAVDDIPLWRHGARDFGITSYPEWGLGALTADDLRQWAARWFTRENAVLWIAGKSVPAGLRLALPSGVRQPVPAASSALPQTPAYFVSGSRAVVLDAVVRRRTAASVFAGVLERELYRALRQDGGLSYQTTAGYEPRGDGHATLRALADSLPEKQDAVLGGFVDTLAKLRVGRIEQADLDAVVAKREDFLGTAEVDAARLPSYAFNVLTGERNLTVDEHRAELKAVDVDDVHEVAREALAGALLMVPEGYRADWAGFAAAPTRSAGTVAGTAYREKEGDGELHVGVDGVSWLGHGGPLTVRYAECALMLAWPDGARQLIGDDAISMRIEPTMFDLHPGAIRVIDSQVPAGRQVVMPARDPDRIPQPRAAGGAERREPAKRSWWEIPLMVVSGLAALAIGGANALLTLGMFITETAESDKGWLWGVITVGWLLTVILALPIVLLRRRRR; from the coding sequence ATGATCCAGGAACTGGACGTGGACGGGGTGCCCACGCTGCTCGCCCCCACCGGCGGGCCGATGCGCGCCGGGCTGACCTTCCGGGTCGGCACCGCCGACGAGACGCTCGCCCGCAGCGGCATCACCCACCTGCTGGAACACCTCGCCCTGGCCCCCCTCGGGCTGGCCGACTACCACGTCAACGGCGCCACCGCGCCCGTGTTCACCACGTTCCACATGCAGGGCTCCGCGCAGGACATCGCCACCTTCCTCACCTCGGTCTGCGCCAACCTGACCGACCTGCCGACCGGCCGGCTGGACGTGGAGAAGGAGATCCTGCGCACCGAGCACAGCAGCCGGGGCACGGCCGCCGTCGACGACATCCCGCTGTGGCGCCACGGCGCCCGCGACTTCGGCATCACCAGCTACCCCGAATGGGGGCTGGGCGCGCTCACCGCCGACGACCTGCGACAGTGGGCGGCCCGCTGGTTCACCCGGGAGAACGCGGTGCTCTGGATCGCCGGGAAGTCCGTGCCCGCCGGGCTGCGGCTGGCACTGCCGTCGGGCGTACGGCAGCCGGTGCCGGCGGCGTCGTCCGCGTTGCCGCAGACCCCCGCGTACTTCGTCAGCGGCTCGCGGGCCGTGGTGCTGGACGCCGTCGTGCGGCGCCGGACCGCCGCGAGCGTCTTCGCCGGGGTGCTGGAGCGCGAGCTGTACCGGGCGCTGCGCCAGGACGGCGGCCTGTCCTACCAGACCACGGCGGGCTACGAGCCGCGCGGCGACGGCCACGCGACGCTGCGGGCGCTGGCCGACTCGCTGCCGGAGAAGCAGGACGCCGTGCTCGGCGGCTTCGTCGACACGCTCGCCAAGCTGCGCGTCGGCCGGATCGAACAGGCCGACCTCGACGCCGTCGTGGCGAAGCGGGAGGACTTCCTCGGCACCGCCGAGGTGGACGCGGCACGGCTGCCGTCGTACGCCTTCAACGTGCTCACCGGCGAGCGCAACCTCACGGTCGACGAGCACCGCGCCGAGCTGAAGGCCGTCGACGTCGACGACGTGCACGAGGTGGCCCGCGAGGCGCTGGCCGGCGCACTGCTGATGGTGCCCGAGGGGTACCGCGCCGACTGGGCCGGCTTCGCCGCGGCGCCCACCCGCTCGGCCGGCACGGTGGCCGGCACCGCCTACCGCGAGAAGGAGGGCGACGGCGAACTGCACGTCGGCGTCGACGGGGTGAGCTGGCTCGGCCACGGCGGCCCGCTCACCGTCCGGTACGCCGAATGCGCCCTGATGCTCGCCTGGCCCGACGGCGCCCGGCAGCTCATCGGCGACGACGCCATCTCGATGCGGATCGAACCGACCATGTTCGACCTGCACCCCGGCGCGATCCGGGTGATCGACTCCCAGGTGCCGGCCGGTCGGCAGGTGGTCATGCCGGCCCGCGACCCGGACCGCATCCCGCAGCCACGGGCCGCTGGCGGCGCCGAGCGGCGGGAGCCGGCGAAGCGCTCCTGGTGGGAGATCCCGCTGATGGTCGTCAGCGGCCTCGCCGCGCTGGCGATCGGCGGCGCGAACGCTCTGCTGACCCTCGGCATGTTCATCACCGAGACCGCCGAGAGCGACAAGGGCTGGCTGTGGGGCGTCATCACCGTGGGATGGCTGCTCACTGTTATCCTCGCGTTGCCCATCGTGCTGCTGCGCCGGCGACGCCGATGA
- a CDS encoding FAD-dependent oxidoreductase, whose translation MERRKTSPIRCDVVVVGAGPAGLGALAALEETGLTVLVVESGPDLDERDAAVPEHRARGVGGAGLFSDGKFSFYPSASALWRLHPAPALRQSYAAICAILAERGLDSPAFPQETSTSVEDEASHFRAKRYESGYLSLEARYALTRELATRLSGRTIRGAATGITANGLGGLDVTVRTGIGEAVIQSKAVIYAAGRFGPLSCRMQVEGLSTVYRRVEIGIRIEQPSETFFLRSDPAVDSKYLCSSEFAGIGWRTFCCCRDGKVVVTDFDEWRTLSGRADCPPTGLSNVGFNLRITSPDLGSDVWRAVTANVRGTRRVVQIPLVDVVNPGAAAANGGLAAMYGDKGADALVSGLRQLVHDFGPRQLRDAVVHGPCIEGVGSYIHVDDDLRAAGGAPIWFAGDSSGIFRGLTAALVSGYYVGLRALTHLRAR comes from the coding sequence GTGGAACGACGCAAGACATCTCCGATTCGTTGCGATGTCGTCGTTGTCGGTGCCGGTCCGGCGGGGCTGGGCGCCTTGGCTGCCTTGGAGGAAACCGGTCTCACAGTGCTGGTTGTCGAGTCGGGTCCTGATCTCGACGAGCGGGACGCCGCAGTGCCCGAACACCGGGCAAGGGGCGTGGGTGGGGCGGGGCTGTTCTCCGACGGCAAGTTCTCGTTCTATCCGTCGGCGAGTGCGCTGTGGCGCCTACACCCTGCGCCCGCGCTCAGGCAGTCATACGCCGCGATCTGCGCGATCCTGGCGGAGAGAGGGCTGGACTCGCCGGCCTTCCCGCAGGAGACATCTACTTCCGTCGAGGACGAAGCGTCCCACTTTCGGGCCAAGCGCTACGAGTCTGGCTATCTGTCGCTTGAGGCTCGGTACGCCCTGACGCGCGAACTCGCTACTCGTCTTTCAGGTCGTACGATCCGTGGCGCTGCGACCGGCATCACCGCCAACGGGCTGGGCGGCCTGGATGTCACCGTGCGGACCGGGATCGGTGAAGCGGTCATCCAGTCCAAGGCTGTCATCTACGCTGCCGGTCGTTTCGGTCCGTTGTCGTGCCGGATGCAGGTCGAAGGGCTGAGCACAGTCTACCGACGGGTTGAAATCGGCATCCGGATCGAGCAACCATCCGAAACGTTCTTCCTGCGTTCGGACCCCGCTGTGGATTCGAAGTATCTGTGCTCGAGTGAGTTTGCCGGTATCGGGTGGCGTACGTTCTGCTGCTGTCGAGACGGGAAGGTCGTCGTCACCGACTTCGATGAGTGGCGGACGCTGTCGGGTCGGGCAGACTGCCCGCCGACGGGACTTTCGAACGTCGGTTTCAACCTCCGTATCACGTCTCCAGATCTGGGAAGCGACGTGTGGCGGGCAGTGACCGCGAATGTTCGAGGTACCCGGCGAGTGGTGCAGATTCCATTGGTCGACGTCGTGAATCCGGGAGCCGCCGCTGCCAATGGCGGCCTAGCCGCAATGTACGGGGACAAGGGTGCGGACGCTCTGGTTTCCGGACTGCGGCAGCTGGTCCATGACTTCGGACCACGCCAATTGCGGGACGCGGTCGTCCATGGTCCCTGCATTGAGGGAGTGGGTTCGTACATTCACGTTGACGATGATCTTCGGGCCGCTGGCGGTGCTCCGATCTGGTTCGCCGGCGACTCCAGCGGGATCTTCCGAGGCTTGACGGCTGCCCTTGTCAGCGGATATTATGTCGGGCTTCGGGCATTGACGCACCTTCGGGCGCGCTGA
- a CDS encoding DUF7768 domain-containing protein, producing the protein MVSEFVLRNNAVPLNPFRIFDYFLGDRVDRDLVRRGNNNLVAITDETWVFGDVANGVYAEIELAHKLGKPVRYFSISTWVADIKEIQPDEVRFEDEVLKETGMPVSQLAAVLARASGGRNSGAVAV; encoded by the coding sequence GTGGTCTCCGAGTTCGTGCTTCGGAACAATGCTGTCCCGCTCAATCCTTTTCGCATTTTCGACTACTTTCTCGGTGACCGGGTGGACCGTGACCTGGTCCGGCGCGGTAACAACAACCTTGTCGCTATCACCGATGAGACGTGGGTGTTTGGCGACGTCGCGAACGGCGTCTACGCCGAGATTGAGCTGGCGCACAAGCTCGGCAAACCGGTCAGATATTTCTCTATTTCCACGTGGGTCGCCGACATCAAGGAGATCCAGCCGGACGAGGTGCGTTTCGAGGACGAGGTGCTGAAGGAGACGGGCATGCCAGTATCGCAGCTCGCAGCGGTCCTCGCGCGCGCGTCGGGGGGGCGAAATTCTGGTGCTGTCGCCGTCTGA
- a CDS encoding 5'-methylthioadenosine/S-adenosylhomocysteine nucleosidase family protein yields MADRRAAAPARRVPILTVTDAIAALNPGAVVMVGIAFGVDPERQEIGDVLVARQLLAYDLQRVGSNGTRTSVVPRGDRVSPSPRLLDRCRAAAVTWRECTVHFGLVVSGVKLVDNRTFRDGLLQLAGGEVEGGEMEGAGLYAAAHRRKIDWILVKAICDWADGAKGFRKAERQGIAARNAAQFLSHTLRQGGLTG; encoded by the coding sequence ATGGCCGACCGGCGTGCAGCGGCGCCGGCCCGTCGGGTTCCGATACTCACCGTGACCGACGCCATCGCAGCCCTTAACCCCGGAGCGGTGGTGATGGTCGGCATCGCCTTCGGTGTCGACCCTGAACGCCAGGAGATCGGCGACGTGCTCGTGGCGCGCCAGCTCCTGGCCTACGACCTGCAGCGAGTGGGCTCGAACGGCACCCGCACGAGTGTCGTGCCCCGGGGCGATCGGGTGAGCCCTTCGCCCCGGCTCCTCGACCGGTGCCGGGCTGCCGCCGTGACGTGGCGCGAGTGCACGGTGCACTTCGGTCTGGTGGTGTCCGGCGTGAAGCTCGTCGACAACCGAACGTTCCGTGATGGTCTGCTGCAACTGGCCGGGGGAGAGGTGGAGGGGGGTGAGATGGAAGGAGCGGGACTCTACGCGGCCGCGCATCGGCGCAAGATCGACTGGATCCTGGTGAAGGCGATTTGCGACTGGGCGGACGGAGCCAAGGGGTTCCGCAAGGCGGAGAGACAGGGGATTGCGGCTCGGAACGCCGCGCAGTTCCTGTCCCACACGCTCCGCCAGGGTGGCCTGACGGGCTAG
- a CDS encoding nucleotide triphosphate diphosphatase NUDT15, protein MDVQPPRIGIGVFVLRNGRFLMGLRKGAHGQGTWSLPGGHLEHGESFDEAAQREVWEETGVEIRNTRFGAITNDLFEERLHYVTIWMVSDFHHGVAEVREPDKFTDLRWVGTDDLPDPLFHPWRQLLGQTDLDSLLRDYLPTPQGATLSAR, encoded by the coding sequence GTGGACGTACAACCGCCCAGAATTGGAATAGGGGTCTTCGTGCTACGGAACGGCCGCTTTCTGATGGGCCTTCGAAAAGGAGCGCACGGTCAGGGCACCTGGTCGCTGCCGGGAGGCCATCTCGAACACGGGGAGAGCTTCGACGAAGCCGCACAAAGAGAGGTGTGGGAAGAAACAGGCGTTGAAATCCGCAACACCCGCTTCGGGGCGATCACCAACGACTTGTTCGAGGAGAGGCTGCATTACGTGACCATTTGGATGGTCAGCGACTTCCACCACGGAGTAGCGGAGGTACGCGAGCCCGACAAGTTCACCGATCTGCGCTGGGTCGGCACCGACGACCTTCCTGACCCGCTGTTTCATCCCTGGCGACAGCTACTGGGTCAGACCGACCTGGACTCCCTGCTGCGCGATTATCTGCCGACCCCTCAGGGGGCAACCCTTTCAGCCAGGTAA
- a CDS encoding serine/threonine-protein kinase, with amino-acid sequence MTARAEPIAGRYELVDEIKSGGMGQVWRGYDVVLDREVAVKLIRADVIASAEQAEEFAKRFRREARVTARIQHHGVPQVYDAVLDSSYDRLYLVMEYVCGTSLRTYIDPLRPLPVGWATAVAAQICTVLSHAHAIPVVHRDLKPDNVLVSDAGAVKVLDFGIAAILRTDVTRLTVTGGVVGTHHYMSPEQIQGLRITPQSDLYALGCVLHELLVGRTVFDGGNDFELMRQHVSEPPLPLRKLRPDVPEALEELVLELTAKVPEQRPPDAYDVYERLLPFLPVVGSPPPAPQHLPTGVPDPTLLYRRPNAPRSRPESPFVPEPRNRHVPSQSPAHASRADLRAVLNKALSHSDDLLAEERYTQAAEALQQAIKPAAAALGVENPRVLALRQRRAAILIIGGDFRQALPEFEALYSAFRRTGGPTGDDALACLRQIAHCRAELGQGTVALRQFRQVLTHVRAAEGDVSSDALELRRNIGMLLLAEGNVGRAVAELMPLHEDLSLLYGPDHEEAREIADVLTRLRRAGGATS; translated from the coding sequence TGGTCGACGAGATCAAATCCGGCGGGATGGGGCAGGTCTGGCGGGGCTACGACGTTGTCCTCGACCGCGAGGTCGCCGTCAAGCTGATCCGCGCCGACGTCATCGCCTCCGCCGAGCAGGCCGAGGAGTTCGCCAAGCGCTTCCGCCGCGAGGCCCGCGTGACCGCCCGAATCCAACACCACGGCGTCCCACAGGTGTACGACGCGGTGCTCGACAGCTCCTACGACCGTCTCTACCTCGTCATGGAGTACGTTTGTGGCACCTCCCTACGCACCTACATCGATCCCCTCCGACCGCTGCCCGTCGGGTGGGCGACGGCCGTCGCCGCGCAGATCTGCACGGTTCTCTCCCACGCCCACGCCATCCCCGTCGTGCACCGGGACCTGAAGCCCGACAACGTCCTGGTCTCCGACGCTGGCGCGGTCAAGGTGCTCGACTTCGGAATTGCCGCGATCCTCCGCACAGACGTCACCCGCCTCACCGTCACCGGCGGTGTCGTCGGCACACATCACTACATGTCGCCGGAGCAAATTCAGGGTCTACGGATCACCCCGCAGAGCGACCTGTACGCCCTCGGCTGCGTGCTGCACGAACTGCTTGTCGGCAGGACCGTCTTCGACGGCGGCAACGACTTCGAGCTGATGCGACAGCACGTCTCCGAGCCGCCCCTGCCACTGCGCAAGCTGCGGCCGGACGTACCGGAAGCCCTGGAGGAGCTGGTTCTCGAACTCACCGCCAAGGTGCCCGAGCAGCGCCCCCCGGACGCGTACGACGTCTACGAACGGTTGTTGCCGTTCCTCCCCGTGGTGGGATCACCGCCGCCAGCGCCCCAGCACCTTCCGACCGGTGTGCCTGACCCGACGCTGCTGTACCGTCGCCCCAACGCGCCACGGTCACGGCCGGAGAGCCCGTTCGTGCCGGAACCGCGTAACCGCCATGTCCCCTCGCAATCGCCAGCTCACGCCTCTCGGGCGGACCTGCGGGCAGTGCTCAACAAGGCGCTGTCACACTCCGATGACCTGCTGGCTGAGGAGCGGTACACCCAGGCGGCAGAGGCGCTGCAACAAGCCATCAAACCCGCGGCGGCAGCGCTCGGCGTCGAGAATCCCCGCGTCCTTGCCCTACGGCAACGGCGAGCCGCCATCCTGATCATCGGCGGCGACTTCCGTCAGGCGTTGCCGGAGTTCGAAGCCCTGTACTCGGCCTTCAGGCGCACCGGCGGGCCGACCGGTGACGATGCTCTGGCCTGCCTGCGGCAGATCGCGCACTGCCGGGCGGAGCTGGGTCAGGGCACCGTCGCACTGCGCCAGTTCCGCCAGGTGCTGACGCACGTCCGCGCTGCCGAAGGTGACGTGTCCTCCGACGCCTTGGAGCTGCGCCGCAACATCGGCATGCTGCTGCTCGCCGAAGGCAACGTCGGACGGGCGGTGGCCGAACTGATGCCGCTGCACGAAGATCTCTCGCTGCTCTACGGGCCGGACCACGAAGAGGCCCGAGAGATCGCCGACGTCCTGACCCGGCTACGCCGTGCCGGTGGTGCAACGAGTTAG